A region of the Stieleria neptunia genome:
TTCTGGCCGGCGTACAACAACCGTACGCCGGCCCTTCTGGGCCGGCGCCACCGCCGCAGGCGGTGCCCCGGGATGGCAGTGCTGGCGATAGGACCCATGGGACCGATAGGACTCATAGGTCGTATGCGTCCTATTGGTCCTTTTCCCGTGGCCAGCGTCCCTCGCGCGCGCCCGGTAAACCGGGCGGCGCCCGCCCGGAAGGGCCGGCGTACACCGACCGTACGCCGGCCCTTCTGGGCCGGCGCCACCGCCACAGGCGGTGCCCCGGGATGGCGGTGCTGAAATAGGACCGATGGGACCGATAGGACTCATAGGTCGTATGCGTCCCATGGGTCCTATTCCCGTGGCCAGCGTCCCTCGCGCGCGCCCGGTAAACCGGGCGGCGCCCGCCCGGAAGGGCCGGCGTACACCAACCGTACGCCGGTCCTTTCTGGCCGGCGTACAACAACCGTACGCCGGTCCTTCTGGGCCGGCGCCACCGCCGCAGGCGGTGCCCCGGGATGGCGGTGCTGGCAATAGGACCCATGGGACCGATAGGACTCATAGGTCGTATGCGTCCTATTGGTCCTATTTCCGTGGCCAGCGCCCTACGCGCGCCCGGTAAACCGGGCGGCGCCCGCCCGGAAGGGCCGGCGTACAACAACCGTACGCCGGCCCTTCTGGGCCGGCGCCACCGCCACAGGCGGTGCCCCGGGATGGCGGTGCTGAAATAGGACCGATGGGACCGATAGGACTCATAGGTCGTATGCGTCCCATGGGTCCTATTCCCGTGGCCAGCGTCCCTCGCGCGCGCCCGGTAAACCGGGCGGCGCCCGCCCGGAAGGGCCGGCGTACAACAACCGTACGCCGGCCCTTCTGGGCCGGCGCCAGCGGTGCAGGCGGTGCCCCGGGATGGCGGCGCTGCAATAGGACCTCTGGGACCGATAGGACTCATTGGTCGTATGCGGCCCATGGGTCCTATTCACCCTGGCCAGCGTCCCTCTCGCGCGCCCGGTAAACCGGGCGGCGCCCGCCCGGAAGGGCCGGCGTACACCAACCGTACGCCGGTCCTTTCTGGCCGGCGTACAACAACCGTACGCCGGTCCTTCTGGGCCGGCGTGCATCTTGCTGGCGGCGGCCGGCGCGGCAGAACCGGGGACTCGCGCGGGCCGCTTTACAGTGACCCGCCCCAGCCGAGTTTTTCTCTGAGCGTGCGGTAGTCGTTTTGGCCGGGGACGGAGAGCATTTCGAAGGTGCTGTCGGAACGCTGGACCTGGACACGGTCGCCCGGCAGCAGTTGGCTGAGGATGCGGCCGTCGACGACGACGCTGGTCGATGCGTTGGGCTCACTGACCGTCAATTCGAACACGGTGTCTGCCGAATCGACCAGCGGGCGGTACGTCAGTGTGTGGGGGCTGATCGGCGAAATCACGACGGCTTGCAAGTTGCGGCGCAAGATCGGACCGCCGGCGGACAGGTTGTGTGCGGTCGAACCGACCGGTGTCGCCAGGATCAGTCCATCGCAGCGGTAGCGTGTCGCCAGGTTTCCGTCGGCGAACAGATCGATTCCCAGAATCTGATACGGCGGTCCGCCGAGTACGGCGACCTCGTTCAAGACGAGTTGCTGGCAGATGGTTTCGCCGTCTCGAATCAGGCTGACCTCGAGCATCAGGTGGTCGATGACTTTGAACGCGCCACAACAAACGCGGGGCCAGACCTCTAGGAAATCGTCGGGCGAAAGCGCGGCGAGGAAGCCGAGGTTTCCGCAGTTGATCCCTAGCACCGGGATCTTCTTTCCGGCGAGCTGACGGGCGGTTTGCAGGATGGAGCCATCGCCGCCGAGGACGATCACCAAATCGATGTCGGGGTCATCGAATCCGTATTCGAAATGAAAGTCTTCGGCAACGATCTCGGCGTGTTGGGCGATCAGCGGACGCAAGCGGATTGCTTCGCTGCGGACTCGCTCGCGGTCCGGCGCGCCGATCATCGCAACGCGCGGGACGGCCCGGGCGCCGCTGGGCCAAGTTCGATGATTGGAGCGAGATTCTGCGGGGTTGAGCGTCATAGGTTGCCTAGCATAGCAGTGGTCGGAGTCCCGGTGGCGTAGGCTTTCAGACTGGCGCCCCGGAATCGACAGGCTGGAAGCCTCTGCCACTTTCAACCGGCTTGCTCAGGCGAAGGTTGACGTCGCCGGTGTGGCTTGCCGGCATCGCTCGGCGATCGCTTCGGGGCTGAGTCCGCACTGGTGCAGCAATTCGTTTCGATCCCCGTGTTCGACGAACGAATCGGGGAGGCCCAGGGTCTGGACGCCGCGTGTGTCCAGTCGTTGGGCGACGGCGGATTCCAGGAATGCGGATCCGAATCCCCCCATGACCGCGTTTTCTTCGACGGTCAGGACGAATTTTCCCGTCTCGATCGACTGTCTGACCATCTCTTCGTCGATCGGTTTGGCGAACCGCGCGTTGACGACGCAGATATCCAACTCGCCTTCGAGCATCTCGGCCGCGGCGAGTGCATTTTCCAGCATCGCGCCGAAGGCGACGATCGTTCCGTCTTCGCCGGGGCGAATGATTTCGCTTTTGCCGAGTTCGATTTCGGGGACCGGTTGGTCGCGTTGCAGTGCCGATGCTTTGGGGTAGCGGATGCTGCAGGGGTGGTTGTGATCGAGCGCGAAGCGAAGCATCATGCCCAGTTCTTCGGCGTATCCGGGGGCCATCACGACGATGTTGGGGAACAGCCGCATGTAGCCGACGTCATAGACGCCGTGGTGGGTCGGTCCGTCCGGTCCGGTCAATCCGGCTCGATCGAGCATGAACACGACCGGCAGGTCTTGCAGCGAGACCTCTTGGAAAATCTGGTCGTAGCTGCGTTGCAGAAATGTGCTGTAGATGTCGACGATCGGCCGCGCGCCGGCTTTGCACTGACCGGCGGCGAAGGCGACCGCGTGCGATTCACAGATGCCGACGTCGAAGAATTGCTTGGGGAATTTTTCGCGAACGGGTTCCAGTTTGTTGCCCTGGCACATCGCCGCGGTGATCACGGAGACCTTTTCGTCGGCGGCCATCGCTTGGCTGATCGCATCGCGGGCGTGCACGGTGAACGGGGGCAGGCCATCGCTGTGCCGGGGCACCGGTTTGCCGTCTCGGTCTTCGAACGCGGGCGGGGTGTGGAAGAACACCGGATCGGCGGCGGCGGGTTTGTAGCCATGGCCTTTTTCGGTGACCACGTGCAGCAGCACCGGGCCTTTCATTTCGCGGGCCATCGCCAAGTACTTGCGGACCAGCGCGATGTCATGTCCGTCGATCGGCCCGACGTAGCGAATGTTTAATTCTTCGAACAGCATGCCGCCGACCAAGCCGGCTTTGACGCCTTCCTTCAACTGGGCCAGAAACCGCTCGGCCGGATCGCCGAACATCGGGATCTGTTCCAGCAGTTTGCCGACTTCGCTTTTCAGGCCGGTGTAGTACGGATTGCTTCGCAGACGATCCAGGTACCCGGCGACGGCACCGACGCGGTGGCAAATCGACATTTTGTTGTCGTTGAGCACGATCGTCAGGTCGTCTTCCAGGTGGCCGGCGTTGTTGAGGGCTTCGAAGACGATGCCGCTGGGGAAGGCCCCGTCGCCGATCACCGCGACCGTGCGGCGGTCGGGTTGGTCGACCATTATATCACCGCTGCGTAATCCGACCGCGGTGCTGACGCTGCAGCCGGCATGGCCGGTCATGAACAAGTCGTACTCGCTTTCGTGCGGGTTCGGGTATCCCATCAGTCCGCCCTGTGTGCGAATCGAGGGGAAGCTGTGGTAGCGGCCGGTGACCAGTTTGTGCGGGTAGATTTGGTGGCCGGTGTCCCAGATCAGGCGATCGGTGCGGAAGTCGAATTCGCAGTGCAGCGCCAGACAGAGTTCGACGACGCCCAGGTTGGACGCGAAATGCGCCGTCCGGGTTGCCAGCAGATTGCAGAGCACGTCCCGGATTTCGTCGGCGGCCGACTCCAATTGCTGGGGCGAAAAATCACGCAGTCCCGTCGCGTCTTTCAAGCTTGCCAGCAGGGGGTGTTTTGGGTCGTTCAATTTGGCTTCCTTTTGAGATGTCGGTCGAGCGGGTCAATCCGTGCTGACCACATCAAGGTGATTGCTTGAAATCAGTGGGTGCGAGAGATCAGTGGGTGCGGGCGAGGACGTAATCCGCCAGACACTCTAACCGCCAAGCCGGCGGGCCCAAAACGGTCAGGTGCGATTTTGCGGATCGGATCAAGTCGCCGGCGAAGGATTGTGCGTTGGGGAGCCCCATGAGTCCGGGGTACGTCAGTTTTCCGCGATCGCTGTCTTTTCCGACGCGTTTTCCCAGGCTTGATTCGTCGGCGGTGTGGTCCAGCAGGTCGTCGACCACCTGAAATGCTAATCCGAGATCGGCCGCAAAGTCGGTCAGGGCCTGGGATTGTCGATCGCCGGCGCCGCACAGGACGGCTCCCAATTGAAGCGATGCGGTAAACAGGGCACCCGTTTTGCGGCGGTGAATCGATTCCAGGAACGCGAGTCCGGGGCATTGGTCTGGACTACGGGGGGGCATACCGCTCGGTTCATTGGGCTGCTCGGCAGCTGGCTGTCGGCCGGCCGATTCCAGTTCGGCGGCGACGTCGGCGGGCAGCTGGCCCGATTCGGCGGCCAGGTCGTCGGCTTGGCCACCGACGAGTTGTTCGGGGCCGGCGGCGTTCGCCAGCAGCGCGACGGCCAGGGCACGCCGCTGCAGATCGGCCACATTGCGGCACAGGTGTGCGATCGCCAGGGGCTGCAACGCGTCGCCGGCCAAAATTGCGGTGGCTTCGTCAAAGGCGATGTGGACAGTCGGCCGTCCGCGGCGGAGGTCGTCGTCGTCCATCGCGGGCAAATCATCGTGGATCAGCGAGTAGGCGTGGATCATTTCCACGGCGACCGCGCCGGGCATCGCCTCGTCAATCGCCCCGCCACAGGCTTCGGCGGCCATCAGGACCAGTGCCGGGCGGAGTCGTTTGCCGGGGGCCAGCACGGCATAGCGGATTGCATCGGCCAGCCGATCCGGGCAACCGCTGCCGAATTGGCACGCCGCCTGAAGTGCTTGTTCGATGGAGGGCAGAAGGTCACCGAGTGCTTGCTGGATTCCAGGCTCGGTTTGTTCTGCGTTGGTTGATTCGATCGGAGAGGCGGGCAAGGCTGACACTAGGGCGGAAAGGGGTGAACAGTAATTATCCCCACACTGTACAGCTTAAAAAAGCCCCTCGTTTTCGTCCACGTCGTTGACCGGCCCACGCGTCTTTCTGGCCGACTTTCGGCCGGAGGCGGAACGCCCGCTGCTAGCGGGGGTTGTGGTGCCCTCTCCGGTGTCCACCGGTTCGACCGACGCCGTCCCGTCTTCATCGACGCGGGTCAGCACCGCGATGCGTTTTTCCGCTTGCTGGAGGACTTGGTGGCAAAGCTTGATTTTTTCGATGCCCCGTTCGTACTGGACCAGCGATTCGGACAGTCCGAGCTCGCCGCCTTCGAGCATTTCGACGACGTTTTCGACTTCCGCCAGCGCCGATTCGAAATCCACTTGGGGTGCGGATTCGCTTTGGGAGGAGGTCGATTCACTCGATTTCTTTTTCGCCATGATTGCGCCGATCGCCGTGCTGATGTCGTTGAGAGAGGGGCGGTGGAGTGCCGCCTGTCTTGCCAATTCTCGCGATGTGGCGGCGTTTGTCGAGTTGTGTAGATCGCTGGCGCGCTCTGGATGAGCCGCCGGCTAGCCGAGGTGTTGATTTCATTAGCTGTGGGGCGGGCGGCCCAATGCAAAATGGACGCCACGATTGACCGCTGGACCCTCCCCTCGCTTCGCTCGACCCTCCCTGCCAGGGAGGGTGACCTTTAGAAAGCGTGTTCTTCAGGTTTCAATCAGCAACCGGGACGTCAATGCGTCGCGTTTTGGGGGTCACTCGATCCAGCCGCCTCCGAGGACACGGGGGCCGTGGTAGACGACGGCGGCTTGGCCGGGCGCGACGGCATCGACAGGGTGGTCAAAGTGAACGGTGAATCGTTCGGGCGTCGCCGGGTCGAACGCGACCGATGCCGGTTCGGGGGATCCGTTGTAGCGGATTTGAACCGACAGCCCGCCGGTTTCGGGTTCGGACGCGGCCAGGCGGCTGAGTGATTCTGGCGAGACCAACCAGTTGGCATCGGCGGCCGAAAGTTGCTCGCACGCCAGCGATTCCTTTTTGCCGAGCACGACTTGATTGGTATTGGGGTCGATCCGAATCACAAAGTGGGGGGTGCCCAGGGCGATTCCGAGGCCTTTTCGTTGGCCGACGGTAAACGCTTCATAGCCGTCGTGCGTGCCGACGACGCGGCCGTCGGTGGTGACAAAATCGCCGGCCGTGGTGCCGACCAGTTCAGGGCGACGCGCTTTGACAAAATCGCTGTGATGGCCTTGGGTTACAAAGCAGATCTCTTGGCTGTCGCGTTTCCCGGCGACGCCCAACTGGAGGCTTTCGGCGATCTTGCGGATTTCGGTTTTTTCGTAATCGCCGACCGGCAACAACATTCGCGGTAAACGGCTCTTGCCAATTCCGAACAGTGCGTAAGACTGATCTTTGTGGCCGTCCAATCCGCGGTGCAGCTGGCCGTCGATCATCCTGGCGTAGTGGCCGGTGGCGAGAAAGTCCGCTTCGACACCTGCGGCGTAGTCAAACAGGCGGCCGAACTTGATCCAATGATTGCATTTCACGCAAGGATTCGGAGTGCGTCCATTCAGGTAGTCATCGACAAAGTAATCGACGATGCGTCGAAAGTCGGCTTGCAGATCCAGGGCGTAAAAGGGGATGCCGAACTTAGCGGCGACGCGTTTGGCGTCGGCGGCATCGGTGGCGGTGCAGCAGCCCTGTTTGTGGTCGGCGCGCTCGGCCGCCAGGCCCCCCAGGACGGGCAGCGACGGGGCTGAAGTGTGGCCTGCCGGGGCGGTCGGATCCGCGCCGGGTTCCACCTTGCAGACTTCGCTGGACTCCTCGCCGTGCCGCATGAAGACGCCGATCACCTCGTGTCCGGCCTCGAGCAACAGATGTGCCGCCACACTCGAATCGACTCCCCCACTCATCGCCAGGACCACGCGTGCCATGTATAGTTTTCAACCTCTCTGGAAAGTCTTTTCAATGTCAAGTATTCGTCGTGATCGGCGAAAAGGATGTGATCACTGATGGACGCGGAATTGGTTCAGCGCAGTGAAAAAATCGAAAAACGCCTGAAACTGCTCGCCGAGTCCTTGAACCATCGCGGCAAGGCGGAGCAGATCAAAAAAATCGAAGCCAAGATGGGCCAACCGGACTTTTGGGACGACAACGAATCGGCTCAAAAAACGGTCGGCGAACTCAAGGCCCTGAAAGCCATTGTCGGCCCGATGAACGAATTGTCCAGCAGCGTCGAAGACTTGAGTGTCTTGATGGAGATGGCCGACGAGGACGAATCGGTCGCTGCCGAGGTCGGCGAGGAGCTCTCGCGACTGGAAAATATCCTGGACGATTTGGAGCTGAAAGCCCTGCTCAGCGGTCCCAACGACAGCGCCGGAGCGATTCTGACCATCAACGCGCGCGATGGCGGGACCGACGCCAATGACTGGGCGGACATCATGCTGCGGATGTACTCGGCTTGGGCGGTCAACCAAGACTACAAAATCCAACTGCTGGACCGACACGAAAACGAAGAAGCGGGGATCAACAGCGCCTCGATCGCCATCCGTGGGCCGATGGCCTATGGCTACCTGAAAGGCGAGGAGGGCATGCACCGTTTGGTTCGCATCAGCCCCTTCAATAGTGAAGGCAAGCGGCAAACCAGTTTTGCCGCCGTCAGCGTCGCGCCCGAAATCGATGATTCCATTGAGGTAGAAATCGAAGAGAAGGATGTTCGGACCGACACTTTTCGCGCCAGCGGTGCCGGCGGCCAGCACGTCAACAAAACCGACAGCGCCATTCGCCTGACCCACGTCCCCACCAACACGGTGGTGCAGTGCCAAAGCGAACGCAGCCAGCATCAGAACAAGGCCAACGCCTGGAAGATGCTCCGCGCCAAAATGGCCCGCTTGGAAGAGGAGCGTCGCGAAGCGGAAACGGCGGCCAAGTATGGCACCCAGGCCCGGACGGGATTTGGCAGCCAGATCCGCAACTACTTCCTGCACCCCGACCAGCGTGTCAAAGATGCCCGGACCGGGCACTACGTCGGCAACTTCAACAGCGTCATCGACGGTAGCGAGCTGCAAGGCTTCTTGGACGCCTTTTTGCGTTGGCGGGCCGGCGGCAAGACGGCGGTGACCGCGGATCAGGAGTAAGCGATCGCCCGCGCGCCATCAGCTTCATTACATACCCCCACCACCATGGTGTGGTTGTCATCATCAGATTGATGGCTTATTCGATGGCGGCAATGATTTGATCGATGTTCCCCGCTGAATTGGCTCGACAGGCTGTGCGAGCTGGCTATAACGGAAGTGCAGACATCGTCAGCAGGGAGAACAGATCGAATCGATGAGCGGATGATCACTTGTAAGTTGATGTGCATGGAGCAGCCCGCGACCAATGGTTGCCATGGCAAGGAGTTTCATGACGAGGTGATCAACCGCCCAGGCTTAGACTACGACAAACTGGAGCTTGGCTATCATGGACATGAATAGTCAAACCGAGCAAGCGAGTGACCTTGGCAGGTCTCGTGGCGCTGAAGCCGGCCGGCAACCGGTCAGGGGAGATGTTTCTGCGGAGGTTCACGGCGCGCCGCTGGCGGTGTCGGGTTCTCGCAAGATGTCGGTGGCGGTCGCGGCGTTCGAAGCATCGCATCAGTTGCGGCTTGTCATTCGCGGGACGATCGCGGTGTTGTGTGTCGCTGCGGTGTTCTTGTTTCTCTATTTTCCGGACCACTCGGGCGCGTCCACATTTCCGCTGCCGATGTTGGTGGTCGCCTTTGCCTTGCTCCGGTTCGTTGCCAAGCTGCTGCATCGATTCATTGACACCGGCGGCCCGTCGAGTCGGGGAAGGGGATCGCATTGGAGTGTCGCACTGGCGGCATCGGCATCGGACTATTTGCTCAAGGGTCTTATCGCGTTCGCGTTGGCCATCACGGTGGTCATCGGAGCGACCTATGAACTCCCGCTGCTTGGGATCGTCGCTGCGCTGACTCTGCTGGTGGCAACGTTGGTGAATCGACCGTGCCGTGGCTTGTTTCCCGACGCCTCGCTCGCCGAGCGGCGCGACCGCGTGAGACGCCAGACACGCGAGTCTTTGGCCTGCGCGGCGCTGGAGTCGCAGTACGTCCCGGCGGCTACCTTTGGGCGAGGCGAAATGCGCCGCGATGACGCGCATTGGCCGTCGTCAGCACGCGCCCCGATTCAAGACGTTTTCGAGGACGAGGACGAGGTCTACATTGAGTTCGATGAGATCGACGCCGACGACTCGTTTGAAGGAACCTCTCAAGACGAAACGTTTGCGGACGCTTCGGCAAAACTGCGGGTGATCGCCGAACGAGTCGGCTGACGCCCGACGGCGTGGTTTTTGGTTAGCGGCAGGGCGCGAGCCCTCCGGTCTTTCACGGTGGAACCGGACGGCTCGCGCCGTTCCGCTAACACCCTGCGTGCCCAGCGGATGACTGACGGCATGGTCACGCCGCCACGGCACCTTCCTGGAGCATCCGTTGCAAGCGGTCCAGTGCCGCGAACATCTCGTTCCATTGTCGGACGACGTCCATCGTGGAAAGCACCGGCGCGTCCTCGCGGTCAAAACCGAGTTCGCTGACGCGGACGATCTCGTCCATCACGCGAATCCCGCCGGTTGCCGCCGACTCGGTTTTTGATTCCGCCGATTTGCCGTCGGTGTCGTCGACCGGTAAGACCTGCTGCATGGCTTGATGGACCGCCCACAGTGCCGCTTTACGAGACGATTCGGCTTGGACGGTGGTGCGAAGCGTTCCTGATTGGACGAAGTACTTGGCCATGGTGGTGTCTCCCGGTCGGCGGTGTTGAAAATCGGCCGAAGAATCCGTCTCCCCCGGCTAAACACTTCATCGCCGACCGGGTGACACATTCGGTCCGAGGTCTCAGGGACCGCCTTTTTCAAGGTTCGCACAGTTCGCACAGATCGGTCAGCTGTGTGCGGAAAGGCACGTTTGACGGCGAGGCCGGTTCCGCGGGGGCACAGGTAACGCTGTGAAGCATTTTTTCCCTGTGTTTGTTTAGGTTTTAGCGGCAGGGCGCGAGCCCTCCGGTTCTTCCTCATGGCCAAAACACCGGAGGGCTCGCGCCCTACCGCTCAAAAAATGCTTCACAGCGTCGGGGCATAGGGTGTCTGGCTGGGTTTCCGGGGCCGAAGCGGTCGGGGCTGCTTTAATTGCGGCGCCATTGCTGCCGTCGTGCGGCGGGCCGGGCACGTTTTGGAGAGTGTGGTGACGATCAAGCGTTTCAGTTCAACGGGTGCGTGATTGCGACGATGCGGAATGCGTCGAAACGCTTCGTCGGTTGGGGGCACGGGATTTGCGGTGGAAGCAGCGCGGTCGATTCCACCATAGCCGGACCAGGTCTTTCAAATCGTTTGCACTATGTTTCCCATCAAAGAATCTCGCTTTCTCTCTGGTGACGTCAAACTGTTCCGTGTCGAAGCGCCGCGGATCGCCCGCAAGCGGCAGGCGGGGCAGTTTGTGATCGTTCGCATCCACGAGCACGGCGAGCGCATCCCGTTGACGATTGCCGATTCGGACGTGGAGCAGGGGACGATCACGATCATCGTGCAGGGTGTCGGCAAGACGACACGGCTGCTCAATCAGCTCGAAGCCGGCGACGCGATCTTGGACGTCGTCGGTCCCTTGGGCGAGCCGTCGGAGATCAAAAATTTCGGCACGGTCGTCGTCATCGGCGGCGGTGTGGGAACGGCCATCGCCTACCCGACGGCGGTCGCGATGAAACAAGCCGGCAACCACGTGATCACGATCGTCGGTGCCCGCAATCAGTCGTTGTTGATTTTGGAGGACGAGGTTCGCGCGACCAGCGACGAACTTTACCTGATGACCGACGACGGCAGCTACGGTGAACACGGCTTCGTCACACAGAAGCTGCAAGCGTTGATCGACCAGGGGCGAACGATCGATCACGTGTTGGCAATCGGTCCGATCCCGATGATGCGGGCGGTCGCCGAAGTCACTCGCCCGCATCAGATTTCGACCATCGTCAGTCTGAATCCGATCATGGTCGACGGCACCGGCATGTGCGGCGGCTGTCGGGTGTACGTCGGCAAGGAGTGCAAATTCGCGTGTGTCGACGGTCCAGAATTCGACGCGCATCAAGTCGATTTCACCAATCTGATCCAACGCAACAAAATGTATCGCGATCGCGAACAGGAGTCGTTGGAAGCATTCGAGGCCGATCCGACGCACGATCTGGAGGAAGCTCACCATTGTCAGATGGAGCAACGGTTTCCGGAAGTCGGTCCACGGACGGTTTGAAAGTCAAGGGTCACACGTCAGACCTCATCCACGCACCATACAGATTCTGATCCATGGTTGATAAACTTCCTCCCAAGCAACGCACCAAAATTCCTCGTCAGGCAATGCCCGAACAGGAGGCTTGCCAGCGTGCCCATAACTTTGACGAAGTCAACTTGGGTTTGACCGAAGCGATCGCGCAGCGAGAGTCGCAGCGCTGTCTGACCTGTGCCGATCCCAAATGCACGCATGGTTGCCCGGTGGGCGTGCAGATCCGTGAGGTCGTTGATTTGGTTCGCGAGGGCGAGTACCTGTCCGCAGCCGCCAAGCTGCGTGAGGACAACGTGTTGCCGGCGGTCACGGGCCGCGTTTGTCCGCAGGAGAACCAATGCGAAGGGGCATGCGTGTTGGCCCGGCGTTTCAATTCGCTGGCGATCGGGCACATCGAACGATTCGTCGCCGATTATGAACGCAAGACCGGACAGGTGGGGCTTCCCGAGCGGGCCCCGCTGACGGGCAAGAAAGTGGCGATCGTCGGCAGCGGGCCGGCGGGTTTGAGCTGCGCCGGCGACCTGTCCTTGAAGGGCCATGAGGTGACCGTGTTTGAGGCGCTTCACGAAATCGGCGGCGTGTTGATTTATGGCATTCCGGAGTTTCGCTTGCCCAAAGAAATCGTTCGGCAGGAAGTCGAGAACATGCGGGCGATGGGCATCGATTTTCAAACCAACGTCGTGATCGGCAAAACGGTCACCATCGACGAACTGTTCAACGAAGAAGGCTACGATGCGGTGTTCATCGCCACCGGGGCGGGGCTGCCAAAGTTCATGAACATCCCCGGTGAGCAGTTGGCCGGCGTCTACTCGGCGAATGAGTTTCTGACGCGTGTGAACCTGATGAAGGCGTACGATCCCGATCAATACGATTCACCGATTTACGATTGCCGCGGCCGCAACGTGGCGATCGTCGGCGGCGGGAATACCGCGATGGATTCCGTTCGGTCGGCGCTGCGGCTGGGCGCAAAGAACGCCTACATCATCTATCGCCGCAGCGAAGAAGAAATGCCGGCCCGCGGCGAGGAGGTGCATCATGCCAAGGACGAAGGCGTGCAGTTCATGAATCTGCACAACCCGCTGGAGTTTGTCGGCAACGAGGAAGGCAACTTGACCGGCGTCAAGCTGGTCAAGATGGAGCTCGGCGAAGCGGACGAATCGGGGCGTCGGCGACCGGTGCCGATCGAAGGTTCTGAATTTGTGATGCCGATCGACATGGCGGTCGTCGCCATCGGCACCGGGGCCAATCCGTTGGTGCAATCGACCACACCGGACATGGCGACCAACAAATGGGGCTACATCGTTGCCGATGAGGAGACGTCGCGGACCAACAAACGCGGCGTGTTTGCCGGCGGCGATATCGTCAGCGGCGCCGCCACGGTCATTTTGGCCATGGGCGCCGGTCGCGTCGCGGCGCGGTCGATGCACGAGTACCTGGAAACGGGACAGTGGTAGTCGTTTGGCACGCCGCGAGTACGATGGCCCTTCCGGGCCGTTGTCCGTTGGACTCGCGGCGACCTGGAAAGGACGTCGTGCAACATCAACTCGTTCCAAGGCTCCGCCTTGGAACGCAAGGTCGGTGTGGCTCTGCCACACGTCGATGGCCGGTAGGAGGCGGGAGCCTCCGTAAGCATTGTGTTCCCAGGCGGAGCCCGGGAACAAGGGAATAAGACCGGTCTTTCGAGTGCGATGGCCCTTCCGGGCCGTTGTCCGTTGGATTCCCGACGACGACCTGGAAAGGACGTCGTACAACATCAACTCGTTCCAAGGCTCCGCCTGGGAACGCAAGGTCGGTGTGGCTCTGCCACACGTCGATGCCGGTACGTCTGTAGATTGTCTCGTTGGGAACGGGTAAGATAAAGGCGGGCGTCACTTCACTGAGAACCGTCCAGCGGCTTGGATGCGGACTTTGTCGGTCTTGTTGTCGTTCCACGATCGGATGCCGAGTGCACTAACCAAACATGGACTATCTATTTGTCTTTCTGTTCGTGGTGTTGGGGATCGCGATGGTACTTGGCGGTATCTTTGCGTCCTACTTGTTGGCGCCGCGGAACCCGACGAAGGTCAAACAGTCACCGTATGAATGTGGCGAGGAAACCATCGGGTCCTCGTCGATCAATTTCAACGTCGCGTATTATTTGTTTGCGATTCTGTTTTTGGTGTTTGATGTTGAAGCGGCGTTTTTATTTCCCTGGGCCGTGGTGCTTCGCGAACTCGGACTGATCGGGCTGCTCGAGGTCGTGATGTTTGTGCTG
Encoded here:
- the xseB gene encoding exodeoxyribonuclease VII small subunit, which produces MAKKKSSESTSSQSESAPQVDFESALAEVENVVEMLEGGELGLSESLVQYERGIEKIKLCHQVLQQAEKRIAVLTRVDEDGTASVEPVDTGEGTTTPASSGRSASGRKSARKTRGPVNDVDENEGLF
- the mnmA gene encoding tRNA 2-thiouridine(34) synthase MnmA encodes the protein MARVVLAMSGGVDSSVAAHLLLEAGHEVIGVFMRHGEESSEVCKVEPGADPTAPAGHTSAPSLPVLGGLAAERADHKQGCCTATDAADAKRVAAKFGIPFYALDLQADFRRIVDYFVDDYLNGRTPNPCVKCNHWIKFGRLFDYAAGVEADFLATGHYARMIDGQLHRGLDGHKDQSYALFGIGKSRLPRMLLPVGDYEKTEIRKIAESLQLGVAGKRDSQEICFVTQGHHSDFVKARRPELVGTTAGDFVTTDGRVVGTHDGYEAFTVGQRKGLGIALGTPHFVIRIDPNTNQVVLGKKESLACEQLSAADANWLVSPESLSRLAASEPETGGLSVQIRYNGSPEPASVAFDPATPERFTVHFDHPVDAVAPGQAAVVYHGPRVLGGGWIE
- the dxs gene encoding 1-deoxy-D-xylulose-5-phosphate synthase, whose product is MNDPKHPLLASLKDATGLRDFSPQQLESAADEIRDVLCNLLATRTAHFASNLGVVELCLALHCEFDFRTDRLIWDTGHQIYPHKLVTGRYHSFPSIRTQGGLMGYPNPHESEYDLFMTGHAGCSVSTAVGLRSGDIMVDQPDRRTVAVIGDGAFPSGIVFEALNNAGHLEDDLTIVLNDNKMSICHRVGAVAGYLDRLRSNPYYTGLKSEVGKLLEQIPMFGDPAERFLAQLKEGVKAGLVGGMLFEELNIRYVGPIDGHDIALVRKYLAMAREMKGPVLLHVVTEKGHGYKPAAADPVFFHTPPAFEDRDGKPVPRHSDGLPPFTVHARDAISQAMAADEKVSVITAAMCQGNKLEPVREKFPKQFFDVGICESHAVAFAAGQCKAGARPIVDIYSTFLQRSYDQIFQEVSLQDLPVVFMLDRAGLTGPDGPTHHGVYDVGYMRLFPNIVVMAPGYAEELGMMLRFALDHNHPCSIRYPKASALQRDQPVPEIELGKSEIIRPGEDGTIVAFGAMLENALAAAEMLEGELDICVVNARFAKPIDEEMVRQSIETGKFVLTVEENAVMGGFGSAFLESAVAQRLDTRGVQTLGLPDSFVEHGDRNELLHQCGLSPEAIAERCRQATPATSTFA
- a CDS encoding NAD(+)/NADH kinase; translated protein: MIGAPDRERVRSEAIRLRPLIAQHAEIVAEDFHFEYGFDDPDIDLVIVLGGDGSILQTARQLAGKKIPVLGINCGNLGFLAALSPDDFLEVWPRVCCGAFKVIDHLMLEVSLIRDGETICQQLVLNEVAVLGGPPYQILGIDLFADGNLATRYRCDGLILATPVGSTAHNLSAGGPILRRNLQAVVISPISPHTLTYRPLVDSADTVFELTVSEPNASTSVVVDGRILSQLLPGDRVQVQRSDSTFEMLSVPGQNDYRTLREKLGWGGSL
- a CDS encoding polyprenyl synthetase family protein — encoded protein: MPASPIESTNAEQTEPGIQQALGDLLPSIEQALQAACQFGSGCPDRLADAIRYAVLAPGKRLRPALVLMAAEACGGAIDEAMPGAVAVEMIHAYSLIHDDLPAMDDDDLRRGRPTVHIAFDEATAILAGDALQPLAIAHLCRNVADLQRRALAVALLANAAGPEQLVGGQADDLAAESGQLPADVAAELESAGRQPAAEQPNEPSGMPPRSPDQCPGLAFLESIHRRKTGALFTASLQLGAVLCGAGDRQSQALTDFAADLGLAFQVVDDLLDHTADESSLGKRVGKDSDRGKLTYPGLMGLPNAQSFAGDLIRSAKSHLTVLGPPAWRLECLADYVLARTH